A stretch of Acidobacteriota bacterium DNA encodes these proteins:
- a CDS encoding S24 family peptidase — MATIAVQRNQRKKVEETGHSREIAPQIDILTILTRELVSLGLKFGDQFMIDPSSEYHDGDVVAARVDGTNVIGKVGLYTTKQVKLLVPQIIGEHVVNRCVFAPIDSILGEVCPLVLAGLRKDGEDL, encoded by the coding sequence ATGGCAACGATTGCAGTTCAGCGTAATCAGCGGAAAAAGGTCGAGGAAACCGGCCATTCCCGCGAAATTGCACCGCAAATTGACATCCTTACGATTCTGACCAGGGAGTTGGTAAGCCTGGGTCTGAAGTTCGGCGATCAGTTCATGATTGATCCGAGCTCCGAATATCACGACGGCGACGTCGTGGCGGCCCGGGTGGACGGGACCAACGTCATTGGCAAGGTGGGGCTCTACACCACGAAACAGGTCAAGCTGTTGGTTCCCCAAATCATTGGCGAGCATGTGGTCAATCGCTGCGTGTTTGCACCGATTGATTCGATTTTGGGCGAAGTCTGCCCGCTCGTTTTAGCCGGTCTGCGCAAAGACGGAGAGGATTTATGA
- a CDS encoding helix-turn-helix domain-containing protein, whose protein sequence is MLTTNEVAEILGVKPVSIRVWLNEEGHPRFPNAQKFGRDWQIPESDLAGLPRGRKRGRPSKTDSADGEALTTADAPEAKPAKTKRKKGSDQ, encoded by the coding sequence ATGCTTACAACAAACGAAGTGGCTGAAATACTTGGCGTGAAGCCCGTCAGTATTAGGGTTTGGCTGAATGAAGAAGGCCACCCACGCTTTCCCAACGCTCAAAAATTTGGCCGCGACTGGCAGATTCCAGAATCTGACCTGGCTGGTTTACCACGTGGGCGAAAGCGCGGTCGGCCATCGAAAACCGATAGCGCTGACGGGGAAGCTCTGACCACAGCCGACGCGCCGGAAGCGAAACCGGCAAAGACGAAACGAAAAAAGGGAAGCGATCAATAA
- a CDS encoding site-specific integrase: protein MSRDEEERLLLACVGPRAHLRPILICALDTAMRRGEIFQLRWKDVDLAAGEIMVRATTTKTGKSRTVPITSRLREELTRLKASAPPDPDGRVFGIADTIKKSFQKACKAAGVEGFRLHDARHAAITRFIEQGVPPMQVMAISGHTQMQTFARYVNADKTALRRAASAMDDWHQIDCFSPASNLIN, encoded by the coding sequence TGCGTCCCATCCTGATCTGTGCGCTCGATACGGCGATGCGCCGCGGCGAAATCTTCCAATTACGATGGAAAGATGTGGACTTGGCCGCCGGTGAGATCATGGTGCGCGCCACAACCACGAAAACAGGGAAGTCGCGGACCGTGCCGATTACATCCAGGTTGCGGGAAGAATTAACGCGGCTGAAAGCCTCCGCGCCGCCTGATCCCGATGGTCGCGTCTTCGGCATCGCCGATACAATCAAGAAATCATTTCAGAAAGCTTGTAAAGCGGCTGGCGTGGAAGGATTTAGGCTTCATGATGCTCGACACGCAGCGATCACGCGCTTTATCGAGCAGGGAGTGCCGCCAATGCAGGTGATGGCCATCTCCGGTCATACGCAGATGCAGACCTTTGCCCGCTACGTCAACGCAGACAAGACAGCGTTACGGCGTGCGGCTTCGGCAATGGACGATTGGCATCAGATTGATTGCTTTTCCCCGGCGTCAAACCTGATCAATTGA
- a CDS encoding type II toxin-antitoxin system VapC family toxin — MPGVIVDTDVASYLFKEDSRAEMYEPHLAGAIASISFMTLAELEQWAILRKWGARRHAELMRFIKSRFIIIDSTAALCRQWAEVRGNVTRIGRHIETADAWVAATALLYGVPLITHNATDFEHVPGINIITEP, encoded by the coding sequence ATGCCGGGCGTGATTGTGGATACCGACGTCGCTTCGTACCTGTTCAAAGAGGACTCGCGAGCCGAGATGTACGAGCCGCATTTGGCAGGCGCGATCGCTTCGATCAGCTTTATGACACTGGCGGAGCTTGAACAATGGGCCATATTGCGGAAGTGGGGAGCGCGCCGGCATGCAGAACTGATGAGGTTTATCAAAAGCCGCTTCATCATCATTGATTCAACCGCGGCGCTCTGTCGGCAGTGGGCAGAGGTGCGGGGAAATGTGACCAGGATTGGCCGACACATCGAAACGGCGGATGCCTGGGTTGCGGCGACGGCTTTACTATACGGGGTGCCGCTCATCACGCACAACGCGACGGACTTTGAACACGTGCCAGGGATCAACATCATCACCGAACCATGA